A DNA window from Kitasatospora atroaurantiaca contains the following coding sequences:
- the nuoH gene encoding NADH-quinone oxidoreductase subunit NuoH — protein sequence MLNLSGRQTLVAAYETLGFFGRDPWWLVLLKAVFVFAFLVGTVLIAIVWERKVVAWMQLRIGPNRHGPWGMLQSLADGVKLALKEDLVVTGADKVVYVLAPIVAAIPAFMAFAVIPFGPADNEVSIFGTRTPLQLTDLPIALLYILAVASVGIYGIVLAGWSSGSTYPLLGGLRSAAQMISYEIAMGLSFAAVFIYSGSMSTSEIVASQQPTWFAVLLPVSFIVYIIAMVGETNRAPFDLPEAEGELVGGFNTEYSSLKFAMFMLAEYVNMVTVSAVASTLFLGGWRAPWPISTFWAGANHGWWPMLWIVIKIQLLLFFFIWLRGTLPRLRYDQFMKLGWKVLLPVSLVWLVMVASVRALRNEGYDFGQVVLYVGAPIGAILLLALLRDVFKRKPEPEETPPAEFDPMAGGYPVPPLPGQESPPVPRRPSRAPKQLQDALNGADHPEGS from the coding sequence GTGCTGAATCTCTCTGGGAGGCAGACCCTCGTCGCAGCCTACGAAACCCTGGGCTTCTTCGGACGCGACCCGTGGTGGCTGGTCCTGCTCAAGGCGGTGTTCGTCTTCGCCTTCCTGGTCGGCACGGTGCTGATCGCCATCGTCTGGGAGCGCAAGGTCGTCGCCTGGATGCAGCTGCGCATCGGCCCGAACCGGCACGGCCCCTGGGGCATGCTGCAGTCGCTGGCCGACGGGGTGAAGCTCGCGCTCAAGGAAGACCTGGTGGTCACCGGGGCCGACAAGGTGGTCTACGTGCTGGCCCCGATCGTCGCGGCCATCCCGGCGTTCATGGCCTTCGCGGTGATCCCGTTCGGCCCGGCGGACAACGAGGTCTCGATCTTCGGCACCCGTACCCCGCTGCAGCTCACCGACCTGCCGATCGCCCTGCTCTACATCCTGGCCGTCGCCTCGGTCGGCATCTACGGGATCGTGCTGGCGGGCTGGTCCTCCGGCTCGACGTACCCGCTGCTCGGCGGTCTGCGCTCGGCCGCGCAGATGATCTCGTACGAGATCGCGATGGGCCTCTCCTTCGCGGCGGTGTTCATCTACTCGGGGTCGATGTCCACCTCGGAGATCGTCGCCTCCCAGCAGCCGACCTGGTTCGCGGTGCTGCTGCCGGTCTCGTTCATCGTCTACATCATCGCGATGGTCGGTGAGACCAACCGGGCGCCCTTCGACCTCCCGGAGGCCGAGGGCGAGCTGGTCGGCGGTTTCAACACCGAGTACAGCTCGTTGAAGTTCGCGATGTTCATGCTGGCCGAGTACGTCAACATGGTCACCGTCTCCGCCGTGGCCAGCACGCTCTTCCTGGGCGGCTGGCGGGCGCCGTGGCCGATCTCGACCTTCTGGGCCGGCGCGAACCACGGCTGGTGGCCGATGCTCTGGATCGTCATCAAGATCCAGCTGCTGCTGTTCTTCTTCATCTGGCTGCGCGGCACGCTGCCCCGCCTGCGCTACGACCAGTTCATGAAGCTGGGCTGGAAGGTGCTGCTCCCGGTCTCGCTGGTCTGGCTGGTGATGGTGGCCAGCGTGCGCGCCCTGCGCAACGAGGGCTACGACTTCGGCCAGGTGGTGCTGTACGTCGGCGCACCGATCGGCGCGATCCTGCTGCTGGCCCTGCTCCGGGACGTCTTCAAGCGCAAGCCCGAGCCCGAGGAGACGCCCCCGGCCGAGTTCGACCCGATGGCCGGCGGCTACCCCGTACCGCCGCTGCCGGGCCAGGAGTCCCCGCCCGTACCGCGCCGGC